One genomic window of Bombus fervidus isolate BK054 chromosome 14, iyBomFerv1, whole genome shotgun sequence includes the following:
- the Unc-104 gene encoding kinesin family member unc-104 isoform X9, which translates to MSSVKVAVRVRPFNNREISREAQCIIEMSGNTTSILNPKAPPGSKDALKSFNYDYSYFSMDPNDANYSSQLMVYKDIGEEMLEHAFEGYNVCIFAYGQTGAGKSYTMMGKQEEGQEGIIPQICKDLFRKISRNSNECLKYSVEVSYMEIYCERVRDLLNPKNKGNLRVREHPLLGPYVEDLSKLAVMSYQDIHDLIDEGNKARTVAATNMNETSSRSHAVFTIFFTQQKQDSATGLVTEKVSKISLVDLAGSERADSTGAKGTRLKEGANINKSLTTLGKVISALAEIATKKKKKADFIPYRDSVLTWLLRENLGGNSKTAMIAAVSPADINYDETLSTLRYADRAKQIVCKAVVNEDANAKLIRELKEEIQKLRELLKQEGIDVQEGDEIVRATKREDDVKESRPRIPSHTTSTIAEEAVDQLQASEKLIAELNETWEEKLKRTEIIRLQREAVFAEMGVAVKEDGVTVGVFSPKKTPHLVNLNEDPLMSECLIYYIKDGFTRIGSAEANIPQDIQLCGPHILSEHCVFENHEGIITLIPKKGALIYVNGREVTESIVLKTGSRVILGKNHVFRFNHPDQVRERREKGSPAETPGNGETVDWNFAQIELLEKQGIDLKAEMEKRLLALEEQFRKEKEEADQLFEEQRKNYEARIDALQRQVEEQSMTMSMYSSYTPEDFNNIEEDIFVNPLFDAESNWTEREFQLAAWAFRKWKYHQFTSLRDDLWGNAIFLKEANAISVELKKKVQFQFTLLTDTLYSPLPSDLLPVIDDEEEEERPFPRTIVAVEVQDTKNGATHYWTLDKLRQRLELMREMYHNEAELSPTSPDFNIESITGGDPFYDRFPWFRMVGRSFVYLSNLMYPVPLIHKVAIVNEKGDVKGYLRVAVQAVVEEENSEYSSGVRQSARISFEDDLFGNQKQNKRNTLLTQTLEKNRQILLHEERVVEGHNEQKEVKDEDDIGDADSGRGDSSVSSDMKEEDLPDHLQLGSEFTFRVTVLQAMGISTEYADIFCQFNFLHRHDEAFSTEPVKNTGKGCPPGFYHVQNITVTVTKSFLEYLKTQPIVFEVFGHYQQHPLHKDAKLEYVRQPPKRMLPPSIPISQPVRSPKFGSVLPSPSTSHVHAKYDVLVWFEICELAPNGEYVPSVVDHSDDLPCRGLFLLHQGIQRRIRITIVHEPASELRWKDVRELVVGRIRNTPEPEEEDNDSSVLSLGLFPGEYLEVPGDDRCMFRFEAAWDSSLHNSALLNRVTAYGEQIFMTISAYLELENCGRPAIITKDLSMIIYGRDARVGPRSLKHLFSGSYRNQEANRLSGVYELVLRRSSEAGSPGVQRRQRRVLDTSSTYVRGEENLHGWRPRGDSLIFDHQWELEKLTRLEEVERVRHTLLLREKLGIDKVSFCNKISHDFTKSEKEVCNMMAKATNETHASPVKLKRSTSKDVYEPWEMTEREKELATKYIKLIQGRIPSKEPILLSDVSPGEDTMADMTASMISSVISSSSQESVYERASDYLEQAAGIIVWSRSKSCILRLSSPERARLQELQESILASESANQPCTIAPAPLGSSSPSKENLVLYVPEVEEIRISPVIARKGYLNVLEHKTNGWKKRWVAVRRPYVLIFREEKDPVERALINLATAQVEYSEDQLAMVKVPNTFSVVTKHRGYLLQTLGDKEVYDWLYAINPLLAGQIRSKLARKGPATNLNNASPVGLVPPIDQQSNQNK; encoded by the exons ATGTCGTCGGTAAAGGTGGCGGTGAGGGTACGGCCCTTCAACAATCGAGAGATCTCCCGTGAGGCACAATGTATCATCGAAATGTCCGGCAATACTACTT CGATATTGAATCCCAAAGCACCACCGGGCAGCAAAGATGCGCTCAAGAGCTTCAATTACGATTATTCCTATTTTTCCATGGAC CCAAACGACGCAAATTATTCTTCACAACTAATGGTCTACAAGGATATCGGCGAAGAGATGTTGGAGCATGCTTTCGAAG GTTACAACGTCTGTATATTCGCTTACGGACAGACCGGTGCTGGCAAATCGTACACCATGATGGGTAAACAAGAAGAAGGTCAAGAGGGAATAATACCTCAAATTTGCAAGGACCTCTTTAGAAAAATCAGTCGCAATTCAAATGAGTGCCTGAAGTATTCTGTTGAAGTGAGTTATATGGAAATATACTGCGAAAGGGTGCGGGATCTCTTAAATCCCAAGAACAAAGGAAACCTTCGTGTACGGGAGCATCCTCTGCTTGGACCGTACGTTGAGGACCTGTCCAAATTGGCGGTGATGTCGTATCAAGATATTCATGATCTTATCGATGAAGGGAACAAGGCAAG aaCGGTAGCAGCCACAAATATGAATGAAACATCTAGCAGATCTCATGCCGTATTTACGATATTCTTCACGCAACAAAAGCAGGATTCTGCAACAGGATTAGTGACAGAAAAAGTCAGCAAAATCTCCCTGGTCGATTTGGCGGGTTCTGAAAGAGCTGATTCTACTGGTGCAAAGGGTACGAGGTTGAAAGAAGGTgccaatattaataaaagctTGACGACCCTTGGAAAGGTCATCAGTGCCCTTGCTGAAATT GCCactaaaaagaagaaaaaggctGATTTCATCCCCTATAGAGATTCTGTTCTAACGTGGCTTTTGAGAGAAAATCTAGGAGGTAATTCTAAAACAGCAATGATTGCAGCAGTGAGTCCAGCGGACATCAATTACGATGAAACCCTCTCCACCTTACG ATACGCAGACAGAGCGAAACAAATAGTTTGCAAAGCCGTCGTCAACGAAGACGCGAACGCGAAGCTTATCAGAGAACTCAAAGAAGAGATTCAAAAGTTACGGGAATTGCTGAAACAAGAGGGTATTGATGTGCAAGAAG GGGATGAAATCGTCCGAGCAACCAAACGCGAGGACGATGTGAAGGAAAGTCGGCCCAGAATCCCGTCTCATACCACATCGACTATCGCTGAAGAAGCAGTGGATCAATTACAAGCTTCAGAAAAACTTATAGCcg AATTGAATGAAACATGGGAAGAGAAGCTAAAACGAACCGAGATAATTCGTTTACAACGCGAGGCGGTGTTCGCCGAAATGGGGGTTGCTGTGAAAGAGGATGGAGTCACGGTTGGTGTATTCTCTCCAAAAAAAACTCCTCACTTGGTGAATCTGAATGAGGATCCGCTCATGTCCGAGTGTTTGATTTACTACATCAAGGATGGCTTCACACGTATCGGTAGCGCCGAAGCTAACATACCGCAAGATATACAGTTATGTGGTCCTCACATACTGAGCGAGCACTGCGTCTTCGAGAATCACGAGGGTATTATTACCCTGATTCCGAAGAAAGGAGCTTTAATTTACGTGAATGGACGTGAGGTCACTGAATCGATCGTTCTGAAGACCGGATCTCGCGTCATCTTAGGAAAGAATCATGTGTTCAGATTCAATCATCCTGATCAGG TCCGTGAACGAAGAGAGAAGGGATCTCCTGCAGAAACTCCTGGAAATGGAGAAACAGTCGACTGGAACTTTGCACAGATCGAATTGCTAGAAAAACAAGGAATTGATCTAAAAGCTGAGATGGAGAAGAGATTATTAGCTTTGGAAGAACAATTTcgtaaagagaaagaagaggcgGACCAATTGTTCGAAGAACAAAGAAAG AACTACGAGGCTCGAATAGACGCACTGCAACGACAGGTTGAGGAACAAAGTATGACGATGTCAATGTACAGCAGTTATACCCCCGAAGACTTTAACAATATCGAGGAAGATATTTTCG TCAACCCCTTGTTTGACGCAGAGAGCAACTGGACCGAGAGAGAGTTCCAACTGGCCGCTTGGGCCTTCCGCAAGTGGAAATATCATCAATTCACAAGTCTTCGGGATGATCTATGGGGCAACGCTATATTCCTCAAAGAAGCTAACGCTATTTCTGTCGAACTCAAAAAGAAG GTACAATTCCAGTTTACCTTGCTCACGGATACGCTTTATTCGCCACTTCCTTCGGATCTCTTGCCTGTCATTGACgacgaggaagaggaggaaagaCCATTCCCGCGTACCATAGTTGCTGTAGAAGTTCAAGACACGAAGAATGGCGCGACACATTACTGGACACTCGATAAACTTAG ACAAAGACTTGAACTGATGCGAGAAATGTATCATAATGAGGCAGAATTGTCGCCGACATCCCCAGATTTCAATATCGAATCCATCACTGGAGGTGATCCATTCTACGACCGTTTTCCCTGGTTCCGAATGGTTGGCAG GTCTTTCGTATATCTAAGCAATCTTATGTATCCCGTACCATTGATACACAAAGTAGCGATAGTAAACGAAAAGGGAGACGTAAAAGGCTACTTGCGTGTAGCTGTGCAAGCTGTTGTTG AAGAGGAAAACAGTGAATACTCAAGTGGCGTCAGACAGTCAGCTAGAATTTCTTTCGAGGATGACTTGTTTGGAAATCAAAAGCAGAACAAACGCAACACTCTGTTAACTCAGACTCTTGAGAAGAACCGACAAATTCTGTTACACGAGGAACGTGTCGTAGAAGGCCACAACGAGCAAAAGGAGGTGAAAGACGAAGACGATATCGGCGATGCAGACAGTGGCAGAGGGGATAGCTCAGTTTCCAGCGACATGAAGGAAGAGGATCTACCGGATCATTTGCAACTTGGCTCTGAATTCACATTCAGGGTTACCGTGCTACAGGCCATGGGCATTTCCACCGAATATGCTGACATTTTTTGCCAATTCAA TTTCTTGCATCGACACGATGAAGCATTTTCAACTGAGCCAGTAAAAAATACAGGAAAAGGATGTCCTCCTGGATTTTATCACGTACAAAAT ATCACGGTGACAGTAACAAAATCATTCTTGGAATATCTAAAAACTCAGCCAATCGTTTTCGAAGTTTTTGGACACTATCAGCAACATCCTCTGCATAAAGATGCAAAACTGGAATA CGTAAGACAACCACCGAAGAGAATGCTTCCGCCATCTATACCTATCAGTCAACCCGTACGTTCACCGAAATTCGGCAGTGTTTTACCATCTCCGAGCACGTCGCACGTGCATGCGAAATACGATGTATTAGTTTGGTTTGAGATTTGCGAGTTAGCGCCGAACGGTGAATACGTACCATCCGTGGTCGATCATAGCGACGATCTACCGTGTCGTGGATTATTTTTGCTCCATCAGGGAATCCAGCGTCGGATTCGAATTACTATTGTACACGAACCAGCGTCTGAGCTGCGATGGAAAGATGTGAGAGAGTTGGTTGTCGGACGTATTAGAAACACGCCAGAACCGGAAGAAGAGGACAATGATTCGTCGGTGCTTTCATTAGGGCTTTTCCCTGGCGAATATCTAGAAGTACCTGGTGATGATAGATGCATGTTCAGATTCGAGGCAGCGTGGGATAGTTCTCTTCATAATTCGGCCTTGCTCAATAGAGTTACAGCTTACGGAGAACAAATCTTCATGACAATTTCTGCTTACCTCGAG TTGGAGAATTGTGGAAGACCAGCGATCATCACGAAAGACTTGAGTATGATCATTTATGGCAGAGACGCCAGAGTAGGGCCACGTTCTCTGAAGCATCTATTCAGCGGAAGCTACCGCAATCAAGAAGCAAACAGACTCAGTGGTGTTTACGAGCTGGTTTTGCGTCGTTCTTCGGAAGCAGGTAGCCCAG GCGTTCAGAGGAGACAACGGCGTGTATTGGACACCAGTTCTACGTATGTTAGAGGAGAGGAGAATCTTCACGGATGGAGACCACGGGGAGATAGCTTAATATTCGATCACCAATGggagttagaaaaattaacaagATTAGAAGAAGTGGAAAGAGTAAGACACACACTATTATTACGAGAAAAGCTCGGTATCGACAAAGTGTCATTCTGCAATAAAATATCTCATGATTTCACAAAGAGTGAGAAG GAGGTCTGCAACATGATGGCGAAAGCGACGAATGAAACGCATGCCAGTCCGGTGAAATTGAAGCGTTCAACTAGTAAAGACGTTTACGAGCCTTGGGAGATGaccgaaagagaaaaagaactaGCCACGAAGTATATCAAACTTATTCAAGGTCGCATTCCAAGCAAAGAACCCATTCTATTGTCCGACGTTTCACCCGGAGAAGACACTATGGCCGATATGACGGCATCTATGATATCTTCGGTGATATCATCCTCGTCCCAAGAGTCAGTATACGAGAGAGCTAGTGATTACTTAGAGCAG GCTGCTGGTATAATAGTATGGAGCAGATCTAAGTCGTGCATCCTTAGGTTAAGTTCACCGGAGAGAGCTAGACTGCAGGAACTGCAGGAGAGTATATTAGCCAGTGAATCCGCTAATCAACCGTGTACAATTGCACCGGCTCCATTGGGTTCATCTTCCCCATCAAAGGAGAATTTGGTACTCTACGTGCCGGAAGTCGAAGAAATTCGCATCAGTCCGGTTATTGCCAGAAAAGGATACCTAAATGTTCTCGAACACAAGACTAATGGTTGGAAGAAACGTTGGGTG GCTGTACGACGACCATACGTTTTAATCTTTCGGGAAGAAAAAGACCCAGTGGAGAGAGCTCTCATTAATTTAGCTACTGCTCAAGTTGAATATTCTGAAGATCAATTAGCTATGGTGAAAGTACCAAATACTTTCAG CGTCGTTACAAAACATCGAGGATATTTGTTGCAAACTTTAGGAGATAAGGAGGTTTATGACTGGCTGTACGCTATTAATCCTCTTCTTGCTGGTCAAATCAG GTCAAAACTAGCACGCAAGGGGCCAGCTACGAATCTGAATAACGCTTCGCCTGTTGGTCTAGTCCCGCCCATAGATCAACAGTCGAACCAAAATAAGTGA
- the Unc-104 gene encoding kinesin family member unc-104 isoform X6 — MSSVKVAVRVRPFNNREISREAQCIIEMSGNTTSILNPKAPPGSKDALKSFNYDYSYFSMDPNDANYSSQLMVYKDIGEEMLEHAFEGYNVCIFAYGQTGAGKSYTMMGKQEEGQEGIIPQICKDLFRKISRNSNECLKYSVEVSYMEIYCERVRDLLNPKNKGNLRVREHPLLGPYVEDLSKLAVMSYQDIHDLIDEGNKARTVAATNMNETSSRSHAVFTIFFTQQKQDSATGLVTEKVSKISLVDLAGSERADSTGAKGTRLKEGANINKSLTTLGKVISALAEIATKKKKKADFIPYRDSVLTWLLRENLGGNSKTAMIAAVSPADINYDETLSTLRYADRAKQIVCKAVVNEDANAKLIRELKEEIQKLRELLKQEGIDVQEGPDGKVTYEKKESRDEIVRATKREDDVKESRPRIPSHTTSTIAEEAVDQLQASEKLIAELNETWEEKLKRTEIIRLQREAVFAEMGVAVKEDGVTVGVFSPKKTPHLVNLNEDPLMSECLIYYIKDGFTRIGSAEANIPQDIQLCGPHILSEHCVFENHEGIITLIPKKGALIYVNGREVTESIVLKTGSRVILGKNHVFRFNHPDQVRERREKGSPAETPGNGETVDWNFAQIELLEKQGIDLKAEMEKRLLALEEQFRKEKEEADQLFEEQRKNYEARIDALQRQVEEQSMTMSMYSSYTPEDFNNIEEDIFVNPLFDAESNWTEREFQLAAWAFRKWKYHQFTSLRDDLWGNAIFLKEANAISVELKKKVQFQFTLLTDTLYSPLPSDLLPVIDDEEEEERPFPRTIVAVEVQDTKNGATHYWTLDKLRQRLELMRHVYNEDSSPSTPEAKEDIFQCLTAYSNPKFSLANLLPSRQRLELMREMYHNEAELSPTSPDFNIESITGGDPFYDRFPWFRMVGRSFVYLSNLMYPVPLIHKVAIVNEKGDVKGYLRVAVQAVVEEENSEYSSGVRQSARISFEDDLFGNQKQNKRNTLLTQTLEKNRQILLHEERVVEGHNEQKEVKDEDDIGDADSGRGDSSVSSDMKEEDLPDHLQLGSEFTFRVTVLQAMGISTEYADIFCQFNFLHRHDEAFSTEPVKNTGKGCPPGFYHVQNITVTVTKSFLEYLKTQPIVFEVFGHYQQHPLHKDAKLEYVRQPPKRMLPPSIPISQPVRSPKFGSVLPSPSTSHVHAKYDVLVWFEICELAPNGEYVPSVVDHSDDLPCRGLFLLHQGIQRRIRITIVHEPASELRWKDVRELVVGRIRNTPEPEEEDNDSSVLSLGLFPGEYLEVPGDDRCMFRFEAAWDSSLHNSALLNRVTAYGEQIFMTISAYLELENCGRPAIITKDLSMIIYGRDARVGPRSLKHLFSGSYRNQEANRLSGVYELVLRRSSEAGSPGVQRRQRRVLDTSSTYVRGEENLHGWRPRGDSLIFDHQWELEKLTRLEEVERVRHTLLLREKLGIDKVSFCNKISHDFTKSEKEVCNMMAKATNETHASPVKLKRSTSKDVYEPWEMTEREKELATKYIKLIQGRIPSKEPILLSDVSPGEDTMADMTASMISSVISSSSQELSSPERARLQELQESILASESANQPCTIAPAPLGSSSPSKENLVLYVPEVEEIRISPVIARKGYLNVLEHKTNGWKKRWVAVRRPYVLIFREEKDPVERALINLATAQVEYSEDQLAMVKVPNTFSVVTKHRGYLLQTLGDKEVYDWLYAINPLLAGQIRSKLARKGPATNLNNASPVGLVPPIDQQSNQNK, encoded by the exons ATGTCGTCGGTAAAGGTGGCGGTGAGGGTACGGCCCTTCAACAATCGAGAGATCTCCCGTGAGGCACAATGTATCATCGAAATGTCCGGCAATACTACTT CGATATTGAATCCCAAAGCACCACCGGGCAGCAAAGATGCGCTCAAGAGCTTCAATTACGATTATTCCTATTTTTCCATGGAC CCAAACGACGCAAATTATTCTTCACAACTAATGGTCTACAAGGATATCGGCGAAGAGATGTTGGAGCATGCTTTCGAAG GTTACAACGTCTGTATATTCGCTTACGGACAGACCGGTGCTGGCAAATCGTACACCATGATGGGTAAACAAGAAGAAGGTCAAGAGGGAATAATACCTCAAATTTGCAAGGACCTCTTTAGAAAAATCAGTCGCAATTCAAATGAGTGCCTGAAGTATTCTGTTGAAGTGAGTTATATGGAAATATACTGCGAAAGGGTGCGGGATCTCTTAAATCCCAAGAACAAAGGAAACCTTCGTGTACGGGAGCATCCTCTGCTTGGACCGTACGTTGAGGACCTGTCCAAATTGGCGGTGATGTCGTATCAAGATATTCATGATCTTATCGATGAAGGGAACAAGGCAAG aaCGGTAGCAGCCACAAATATGAATGAAACATCTAGCAGATCTCATGCCGTATTTACGATATTCTTCACGCAACAAAAGCAGGATTCTGCAACAGGATTAGTGACAGAAAAAGTCAGCAAAATCTCCCTGGTCGATTTGGCGGGTTCTGAAAGAGCTGATTCTACTGGTGCAAAGGGTACGAGGTTGAAAGAAGGTgccaatattaataaaagctTGACGACCCTTGGAAAGGTCATCAGTGCCCTTGCTGAAATT GCCactaaaaagaagaaaaaggctGATTTCATCCCCTATAGAGATTCTGTTCTAACGTGGCTTTTGAGAGAAAATCTAGGAGGTAATTCTAAAACAGCAATGATTGCAGCAGTGAGTCCAGCGGACATCAATTACGATGAAACCCTCTCCACCTTACG ATACGCAGACAGAGCGAAACAAATAGTTTGCAAAGCCGTCGTCAACGAAGACGCGAACGCGAAGCTTATCAGAGAACTCAAAGAAGAGATTCAAAAGTTACGGGAATTGCTGAAACAAGAGGGTATTGATGTGCAAGAAG GGCCAGATGGTAAAGTCAcatatgaaaagaaagaatcta GGGATGAAATCGTCCGAGCAACCAAACGCGAGGACGATGTGAAGGAAAGTCGGCCCAGAATCCCGTCTCATACCACATCGACTATCGCTGAAGAAGCAGTGGATCAATTACAAGCTTCAGAAAAACTTATAGCcg AATTGAATGAAACATGGGAAGAGAAGCTAAAACGAACCGAGATAATTCGTTTACAACGCGAGGCGGTGTTCGCCGAAATGGGGGTTGCTGTGAAAGAGGATGGAGTCACGGTTGGTGTATTCTCTCCAAAAAAAACTCCTCACTTGGTGAATCTGAATGAGGATCCGCTCATGTCCGAGTGTTTGATTTACTACATCAAGGATGGCTTCACACGTATCGGTAGCGCCGAAGCTAACATACCGCAAGATATACAGTTATGTGGTCCTCACATACTGAGCGAGCACTGCGTCTTCGAGAATCACGAGGGTATTATTACCCTGATTCCGAAGAAAGGAGCTTTAATTTACGTGAATGGACGTGAGGTCACTGAATCGATCGTTCTGAAGACCGGATCTCGCGTCATCTTAGGAAAGAATCATGTGTTCAGATTCAATCATCCTGATCAGG TCCGTGAACGAAGAGAGAAGGGATCTCCTGCAGAAACTCCTGGAAATGGAGAAACAGTCGACTGGAACTTTGCACAGATCGAATTGCTAGAAAAACAAGGAATTGATCTAAAAGCTGAGATGGAGAAGAGATTATTAGCTTTGGAAGAACAATTTcgtaaagagaaagaagaggcgGACCAATTGTTCGAAGAACAAAGAAAG AACTACGAGGCTCGAATAGACGCACTGCAACGACAGGTTGAGGAACAAAGTATGACGATGTCAATGTACAGCAGTTATACCCCCGAAGACTTTAACAATATCGAGGAAGATATTTTCG TCAACCCCTTGTTTGACGCAGAGAGCAACTGGACCGAGAGAGAGTTCCAACTGGCCGCTTGGGCCTTCCGCAAGTGGAAATATCATCAATTCACAAGTCTTCGGGATGATCTATGGGGCAACGCTATATTCCTCAAAGAAGCTAACGCTATTTCTGTCGAACTCAAAAAGAAG GTACAATTCCAGTTTACCTTGCTCACGGATACGCTTTATTCGCCACTTCCTTCGGATCTCTTGCCTGTCATTGACgacgaggaagaggaggaaagaCCATTCCCGCGTACCATAGTTGCTGTAGAAGTTCAAGACACGAAGAATGGCGCGACACATTACTGGACACTCGATAAACTTAG ACAGCGCTTGGAGTTGATGCGACACGTGTACAACGAGGACTCGAGCCCCAGCACTCCGGAGGCCAAAGAGGATATTTTCCAATGTCTAACCGCCTACTCTAATCCGAAGTTCTCGCTCGCAAATCTTTTGCCTTCGAG ACAAAGACTTGAACTGATGCGAGAAATGTATCATAATGAGGCAGAATTGTCGCCGACATCCCCAGATTTCAATATCGAATCCATCACTGGAGGTGATCCATTCTACGACCGTTTTCCCTGGTTCCGAATGGTTGGCAG GTCTTTCGTATATCTAAGCAATCTTATGTATCCCGTACCATTGATACACAAAGTAGCGATAGTAAACGAAAAGGGAGACGTAAAAGGCTACTTGCGTGTAGCTGTGCAAGCTGTTGTTG AAGAGGAAAACAGTGAATACTCAAGTGGCGTCAGACAGTCAGCTAGAATTTCTTTCGAGGATGACTTGTTTGGAAATCAAAAGCAGAACAAACGCAACACTCTGTTAACTCAGACTCTTGAGAAGAACCGACAAATTCTGTTACACGAGGAACGTGTCGTAGAAGGCCACAACGAGCAAAAGGAGGTGAAAGACGAAGACGATATCGGCGATGCAGACAGTGGCAGAGGGGATAGCTCAGTTTCCAGCGACATGAAGGAAGAGGATCTACCGGATCATTTGCAACTTGGCTCTGAATTCACATTCAGGGTTACCGTGCTACAGGCCATGGGCATTTCCACCGAATATGCTGACATTTTTTGCCAATTCAA TTTCTTGCATCGACACGATGAAGCATTTTCAACTGAGCCAGTAAAAAATACAGGAAAAGGATGTCCTCCTGGATTTTATCACGTACAAAAT ATCACGGTGACAGTAACAAAATCATTCTTGGAATATCTAAAAACTCAGCCAATCGTTTTCGAAGTTTTTGGACACTATCAGCAACATCCTCTGCATAAAGATGCAAAACTGGAATA CGTAAGACAACCACCGAAGAGAATGCTTCCGCCATCTATACCTATCAGTCAACCCGTACGTTCACCGAAATTCGGCAGTGTTTTACCATCTCCGAGCACGTCGCACGTGCATGCGAAATACGATGTATTAGTTTGGTTTGAGATTTGCGAGTTAGCGCCGAACGGTGAATACGTACCATCCGTGGTCGATCATAGCGACGATCTACCGTGTCGTGGATTATTTTTGCTCCATCAGGGAATCCAGCGTCGGATTCGAATTACTATTGTACACGAACCAGCGTCTGAGCTGCGATGGAAAGATGTGAGAGAGTTGGTTGTCGGACGTATTAGAAACACGCCAGAACCGGAAGAAGAGGACAATGATTCGTCGGTGCTTTCATTAGGGCTTTTCCCTGGCGAATATCTAGAAGTACCTGGTGATGATAGATGCATGTTCAGATTCGAGGCAGCGTGGGATAGTTCTCTTCATAATTCGGCCTTGCTCAATAGAGTTACAGCTTACGGAGAACAAATCTTCATGACAATTTCTGCTTACCTCGAG TTGGAGAATTGTGGAAGACCAGCGATCATCACGAAAGACTTGAGTATGATCATTTATGGCAGAGACGCCAGAGTAGGGCCACGTTCTCTGAAGCATCTATTCAGCGGAAGCTACCGCAATCAAGAAGCAAACAGACTCAGTGGTGTTTACGAGCTGGTTTTGCGTCGTTCTTCGGAAGCAGGTAGCCCAG GCGTTCAGAGGAGACAACGGCGTGTATTGGACACCAGTTCTACGTATGTTAGAGGAGAGGAGAATCTTCACGGATGGAGACCACGGGGAGATAGCTTAATATTCGATCACCAATGggagttagaaaaattaacaagATTAGAAGAAGTGGAAAGAGTAAGACACACACTATTATTACGAGAAAAGCTCGGTATCGACAAAGTGTCATTCTGCAATAAAATATCTCATGATTTCACAAAGAGTGAGAAG GAGGTCTGCAACATGATGGCGAAAGCGACGAATGAAACGCATGCCAGTCCGGTGAAATTGAAGCGTTCAACTAGTAAAGACGTTTACGAGCCTTGGGAGATGaccgaaagagaaaaagaactaGCCACGAAGTATATCAAACTTATTCAAGGTCGCATTCCAAGCAAAGAACCCATTCTATTGTCCGACGTTTCACCCGGAGAAGACACTATGGCCGATATGACGGCATCTATGATATCTTCGGTGATATCATCCTCGTCCCAAGA GTTAAGTTCACCGGAGAGAGCTAGACTGCAGGAACTGCAGGAGAGTATATTAGCCAGTGAATCCGCTAATCAACCGTGTACAATTGCACCGGCTCCATTGGGTTCATCTTCCCCATCAAAGGAGAATTTGGTACTCTACGTGCCGGAAGTCGAAGAAATTCGCATCAGTCCGGTTATTGCCAGAAAAGGATACCTAAATGTTCTCGAACACAAGACTAATGGTTGGAAGAAACGTTGGGTG GCTGTACGACGACCATACGTTTTAATCTTTCGGGAAGAAAAAGACCCAGTGGAGAGAGCTCTCATTAATTTAGCTACTGCTCAAGTTGAATATTCTGAAGATCAATTAGCTATGGTGAAAGTACCAAATACTTTCAG CGTCGTTACAAAACATCGAGGATATTTGTTGCAAACTTTAGGAGATAAGGAGGTTTATGACTGGCTGTACGCTATTAATCCTCTTCTTGCTGGTCAAATCAG GTCAAAACTAGCACGCAAGGGGCCAGCTACGAATCTGAATAACGCTTCGCCTGTTGGTCTAGTCCCGCCCATAGATCAACAGTCGAACCAAAATAAGTGA